From Lysobacter auxotrophicus, the proteins below share one genomic window:
- a CDS encoding pilus assembly protein PilP, producing MRAHLIEGAAPLRALTAIALVLGLAACSRGVTSTPGDAPNLEKWIAEVKARPAPPLDPLPVMQQFETFEYNAYALRDPFSTAFTDEGGGNGPRPDAGRRKQTLEQFPLDSLDMVGTLGKGNGVVALVMAPDKVTYRVTPGNYMGQSDGRVTGVFEDRIELVELVPDGAGGWLERPATVALEDQ from the coding sequence ATGCGCGCACACCTGATTGAAGGCGCCGCACCGCTGCGTGCCCTGACGGCGATCGCGCTGGTACTCGGACTGGCCGCGTGTTCGCGCGGCGTCACGAGCACACCGGGCGATGCGCCCAACCTCGAAAAATGGATCGCCGAAGTGAAGGCGCGTCCGGCGCCGCCGCTGGATCCGCTGCCGGTGATGCAGCAGTTCGAGACGTTCGAATACAACGCATACGCACTGCGCGATCCGTTCAGCACGGCCTTCACCGACGAGGGCGGCGGCAACGGTCCGCGTCCTGATGCGGGCCGTCGCAAGCAGACGCTGGAACAGTTTCCGCTCGACAGCCTCGACATGGTCGGCACGCTCGGCAAGGGGAACGGCGTGGTCGCGCTGGTGATGGCACCGGACAAGGTGACCTACCGCGTGACGCCGGGGAACTACATGGGGCAAAGCGACGGTCGCGTGACCGGCGTGTTCGAAGACCGCATCGAGCTGGTGGAACTGGTGCCGGATGGCGCGGGTGGATGGTTGGAGCGTCCGGCCACGGTCGCGCTTGAAGATCAATGA
- a CDS encoding citrate synthase, giving the protein MSDSKKSGFDQVSLTAGDKTVTLPVHHPVLGQPCIDIGKLPKETGAFTYDNGFTATASCKSAVTYIDGDAGVLLYRGYPIEQLAEKSSFLEVAYLLMNGELPSKGEFDSFEHEVTHHTMMHEAFRTFLYGFRHDAHPMAMLVGMLGSMASFYHNDLDLEDPEQRRLAAIRLIAKVPTIAAACHRYSIGWPMRYPKNNLEYTTRFLHMMKEVPSEPLELNPVAAKALDLLFILHADHEQNASTSTVRLVGSTGANPYACVAAGVAALWGPAHGGANEAVLKMLEEIGRPENVGSAVAKAKDKESGFRLMGFGHRVYKNFDPRAKIIREMTHKVLGELGINDPLLEVAMKLEEAALKDEYFVQRKLYPNVDFYSGIIYKALGIPVEMFTVMFAIARTAGWVSHWLEQQNDPENKIGRPRQIYIGSPQRDYTDLGKR; this is encoded by the coding sequence GTGTCCGATTCCAAGAAATCCGGTTTCGATCAGGTCTCCCTGACCGCCGGCGACAAGACCGTGACCCTGCCGGTCCATCACCCCGTCCTCGGCCAGCCGTGCATCGACATCGGCAAGCTGCCCAAGGAAACCGGTGCCTTCACCTACGACAACGGCTTCACGGCGACCGCCAGCTGCAAGTCGGCCGTGACCTACATCGACGGCGATGCCGGCGTGCTGCTGTACCGCGGCTACCCGATCGAACAGCTCGCCGAGAAGTCGAGCTTCCTCGAAGTCGCGTACCTGCTGATGAACGGCGAACTGCCGAGCAAGGGCGAGTTCGATTCGTTCGAACACGAGGTCACGCATCACACGATGATGCACGAGGCCTTCCGCACCTTCCTGTACGGCTTCCGCCACGACGCGCATCCGATGGCGATGCTGGTCGGCATGCTCGGTTCGATGGCGAGCTTCTACCACAACGATCTCGACCTGGAAGATCCGGAACAGCGCCGCCTGGCCGCGATCCGCCTGATCGCGAAGGTGCCGACGATCGCCGCCGCCTGCCATCGTTATTCGATCGGCTGGCCGATGCGCTATCCGAAGAACAACCTCGAGTACACCACGCGCTTCCTGCACATGATGAAGGAAGTGCCGAGCGAGCCGCTGGAGCTCAACCCGGTCGCCGCCAAGGCGCTGGACCTGCTCTTCATCCTGCATGCCGATCACGAGCAGAACGCGTCGACCTCGACCGTGCGCCTGGTCGGTTCCACCGGCGCTAACCCGTATGCGTGCGTTGCCGCCGGCGTCGCCGCGCTGTGGGGCCCGGCGCACGGCGGTGCGAACGAAGCGGTGCTGAAGATGCTGGAAGAGATCGGCCGTCCGGAGAACGTCGGTTCCGCCGTCGCGAAGGCGAAGGACAAGGAATCGGGCTTCCGCCTGATGGGCTTCGGCCACCGCGTCTACAAGAACTTCGACCCGCGCGCCAAGATCATCCGCGAGATGACCCACAAGGTGCTCGGCGAGCTCGGCATCAACGATCCGCTGCTCGAAGTGGCGATGAAGCTGGAAGAGGCCGCGCTGAAGGACGAGTACTTCGTGCAGCGCAAGCTCTACCCGAACGTCGATTTCTACTCCGGCATCATCTACAAGGCGCTCGGCATCCCGGTGGAGATGTTCACCGTGATGTTCGCCATCGCGCGCACCGCCGGCTGGGTCTCGCACTGGCTGGAGCAGCAGAACGATCCGGAAAACAAGATCGGCCGCCCGCGCCAGATCTACATCGGTTCGCCGCAGCGCGATTACACCGACCTCGGCAAGCGCTGA
- a CDS encoding type B 50S ribosomal protein L31 — MKAGIHPDYRDVVFQDVTTDYQFLTRSTLGSKETIKWEDGNEYPLIKVDISSASHPFYTGKHKIVDTSGRVDKFRKRYGAQK, encoded by the coding sequence ATGAAGGCCGGCATCCATCCCGACTACCGCGACGTCGTTTTCCAGGACGTCACGACCGACTACCAGTTCCTGACGCGTTCGACCCTTGGCAGCAAGGAGACGATCAAGTGGGAAGACGGTAACGAGTACCCGCTGATCAAGGTCGATATCAGCTCGGCTTCGCATCCGTTCTATACGGGCAAGCACAAGATCGTCGACACCAGCGGTCGCGTCGACAAGTTCCGCAAGCGTTACGGCGCGCAGAAGTAA
- a CDS encoding AAA family ATPase: protein MDRRSDDLPRLHDAFRALREALSAEIVGQAALIDRLLIALLADGHLLVEGAPGLAKTSAIRALAARLEADFARVQFTPDLLPADLTGTEVWRPQEGRFEFQPGPIFHPILLADEINRAPAKVQSALLEAMGERQVTVGRATYALPALFLVMATQNPIEQEGTFPLPEAQLDRFLMYVRIGYPQAAAETEILRLARDRARHATQSVAAAIERMPLDDVFAARNAVLDLHLAPAVERYLIELVLASRDAARYDATLARRIAWGASPRGSIALERCARAHAWLAGRDFVTPDDVRAVAPDVLRHRILPSYEATAEGWDGERLVAELLQRVPLP from the coding sequence ATGGACCGCCGCAGCGACGATCTTCCCCGCCTGCACGACGCCTTCCGCGCGCTGCGCGAGGCCCTATCGGCCGAGATCGTCGGCCAGGCGGCGTTGATCGACCGTCTGCTCATCGCGCTGCTGGCCGACGGCCACCTGCTGGTCGAAGGCGCGCCGGGCCTGGCGAAGACCAGCGCGATCCGCGCCCTGGCCGCGCGGCTGGAGGCCGATTTCGCCCGCGTCCAGTTCACCCCCGACCTGCTCCCGGCCGATCTCACCGGTACCGAGGTCTGGCGCCCGCAGGAGGGCCGTTTCGAATTCCAGCCCGGGCCGATCTTCCATCCCATCCTGCTCGCCGACGAGATCAACCGCGCTCCCGCCAAAGTGCAGTCCGCGCTGCTGGAAGCGATGGGCGAGCGCCAGGTCACCGTCGGCCGCGCGACCTACGCGCTGCCGGCGCTGTTCCTGGTGATGGCGACGCAGAACCCGATCGAGCAGGAAGGCACGTTCCCGCTGCCCGAAGCGCAGCTCGACCGCTTCCTGATGTACGTGCGCATCGGCTATCCGCAGGCGGCGGCGGAAACCGAAATCCTCCGCCTCGCGCGCGACCGCGCGCGCCACGCGACGCAGAGCGTGGCCGCTGCCATCGAACGGATGCCGCTGGACGATGTTTTCGCCGCGCGCAACGCCGTGCTCGACCTGCACCTCGCGCCGGCGGTGGAGCGTTACCTGATCGAACTGGTGCTCGCCTCGCGCGACGCCGCGCGTTACGACGCAACGCTCGCGCGCCGCATCGCGTGGGGTGCGAGCCCGCGCGGTTCCATCGCGCTGGAGCGTTGCGCGCGTGCGCATGCGTGGCTCGCCGGGCGCGATTTCGTGACGCCCGACGACGTGCGTGCGGTCGCCCCGGACGTCCTGCGCCATCGCATCCTGCCCAGCTACGAGGCCACGGCCGAAGGCTGGGACGGCGAGCGCCTCGTCGCCGAACTGCTGCAACGCGTGCCGCTGCCGTAA
- a CDS encoding type IV pilus secretin PilQ has product MTVSKPARFVPGSFSALADRRPLLRSGSIGLLIGAIAAVSAVHAATPAPVAPTTVAPPASLDPAKQLPGTVEVSNIDFKRGSDGSGRLVVKFSGDGAAPDLRNQGQSVVVNVGNAKLPDALRKPLNVVDFATPVQRIDARTSGAGTQLVLDMSGNFDSMAYQTGREYIVEIVPRTGAATGRAVGQATTGKAPATGARSYSGRPVTFNFQDVPVRTVLQLIAEESGLNVVAADTVSGNVTLRLTNVPWDQALDIVLQAKGLDKRRSGNVVWVAPQAEIAKYEQDKEDARIALDNRVDLTTEYVQINYHNAAQIFKALTEAKGIGGNAGGGGQGQGNTDSGFLSPRGRLVADERTNTLMISDIPKKVAEMKQLIHVIDRPVDQVLIEGRVVIAQDTFARELGARFGIAGTKDGKYFFNDTIENNDATRGSFAEASQSGELPTLFKGPMSNLGVLNPAGSVALQILNAGYALDIELSAMQEEGRGEVISNPRLVTSNQREAVIRQGQEVGYVTISPTQGGTTIPIPNVQFKDVLLELKVTPTITHDGRVFLNMNVKKDEVEGYVDTSIGQVPTIAKREVNTAVLVEDGQTVVIGGVYEFRDRSDISKVPFLGDIPFLGNLFKKKGRSKDKAELLIMVTPKVMKVDQRG; this is encoded by the coding sequence ATGACCGTTTCTAAACCGGCCCGATTTGTACCGGGTAGCTTCAGCGCGCTCGCTGATCGTCGCCCCCTGCTGCGCAGCGGGTCCATCGGCCTGCTGATCGGCGCGATCGCCGCCGTCAGCGCCGTCCACGCCGCCACGCCGGCGCCGGTCGCACCGACGACCGTCGCGCCGCCGGCCAGCCTGGATCCGGCCAAGCAGCTGCCGGGTACCGTCGAGGTGTCCAACATCGACTTCAAGCGCGGCAGCGACGGCTCCGGTCGCCTGGTCGTGAAGTTCAGTGGCGATGGCGCCGCGCCGGACCTGCGAAACCAGGGCCAGAGCGTGGTGGTCAACGTCGGCAACGCCAAGCTGCCCGACGCGCTGCGCAAGCCGCTCAACGTGGTGGACTTCGCCACGCCGGTGCAGCGCATCGACGCACGCACCAGCGGTGCCGGCACGCAGCTCGTGCTCGACATGAGCGGCAACTTCGACTCGATGGCCTATCAGACCGGCCGCGAGTACATCGTCGAAATCGTGCCGCGCACCGGCGCTGCCACCGGCCGCGCGGTCGGCCAGGCGACGACGGGCAAGGCGCCGGCCACCGGCGCGCGCAGCTACAGCGGCCGCCCGGTCACGTTCAACTTCCAGGACGTGCCGGTGCGCACCGTGCTGCAGCTGATCGCCGAGGAGTCGGGCCTGAACGTGGTCGCCGCCGACACGGTGTCGGGCAACGTCACGCTGCGCCTGACCAACGTGCCGTGGGACCAGGCGCTGGACATCGTGTTGCAGGCCAAGGGCCTGGACAAGCGCCGCAGCGGCAACGTCGTGTGGGTCGCCCCGCAGGCCGAGATCGCCAAGTACGAGCAGGACAAGGAAGACGCGCGCATCGCGCTGGACAACCGCGTCGACCTGACCACCGAGTACGTGCAGATCAACTACCACAACGCCGCGCAGATCTTCAAAGCGCTGACCGAGGCCAAGGGCATCGGCGGTAATGCCGGCGGTGGCGGGCAGGGCCAGGGCAACACCGACAGCGGCTTCCTGTCGCCACGCGGCCGCCTGGTCGCCGACGAGCGCACCAACACGCTCATGATCAGCGACATCCCGAAGAAGGTCGCGGAGATGAAGCAGCTGATCCACGTGATCGACCGCCCGGTCGACCAGGTGCTGATCGAAGGCCGCGTCGTCATCGCACAGGACACCTTCGCCCGCGAGCTGGGTGCGCGCTTCGGCATCGCCGGCACGAAGGACGGCAAGTACTTCTTCAACGACACCATCGAGAACAACGACGCAACGCGCGGCTCGTTCGCCGAGGCCAGCCAGTCGGGGGAGCTGCCGACGCTGTTCAAGGGCCCGATGAGCAACCTGGGCGTGCTGAACCCCGCCGGCTCGGTGGCGCTGCAGATCCTCAACGCCGGCTACGCGCTCGACATCGAACTGTCGGCCATGCAGGAAGAGGGCCGCGGCGAAGTGATCTCCAACCCGCGCCTGGTGACCAGCAACCAGCGTGAGGCGGTGATCCGCCAGGGCCAGGAAGTGGGCTACGTGACGATCTCGCCGACGCAGGGCGGCACGACCATCCCGATCCCGAACGTGCAGTTCAAGGACGTGCTGCTGGAACTGAAGGTCACCCCGACCATCACCCACGACGGCCGCGTGTTCCTCAACATGAACGTCAAGAAGGACGAAGTCGAAGGGTACGTCGACACGTCGATCGGCCAGGTGCCGACCATCGCCAAGCGCGAGGTCAACACCGCGGTGCTGGTCGAGGACGGCCAGACCGTCGTCATCGGCGGCGTGTACGAGTTCCGCGACCGCAGCGACATCTCGAAGGTGCCGTTCCTGGGCGACATCCCGTTCCTGGGCAACCTCTTCAAGAAGAAGGGTCGCAGCAAGGACAAGGCCGAGCTGCTGATCATGGTCACCCCGAAGGTAATGAAGGTAGACCAGCGCGGGTGA
- a CDS encoding penicillin-binding protein 1A encodes MPRLRRLLRWALFALAGLALLGAIALGTLYYLVAPKLPDVETLRAVEMQEPMYVYARDGRLMALFGETRRYPVSIQDVPERQKQAFLAIEDARFYKHHGVDFKGVARAVWLIATTDAKRVPGGSTITQQVARQFFLSNEYSYTRKLAEMLTAMRMERELSKDEIFELYLNKSFFGNRAYGVAAAAEFYYGKKLNELSLDEMASLAGIPKFPSSGNPLTNPERAKVRRDYILDRMAELKFVSPAEAAQAKAVPMHATPHERPVEVYAPYVAEMVRQEMVARFGNEALTKGYHVTTTIDPVLQASADKAVRDGLAVYDRRHGWHGVEQHFDLAPNEDIAAVRARLRNIAPQAALQPAIVTGVSGSQVQLVLGDGTQVELGSGQGWGDRAPASLVKRGDLVRVSRIESTAEVKPGDVPPPARYRLDQVPQAQAALVSLEPANGALRALSGGYSFAGAKFNRATQARRQPGSSFKPFVYAASFERGFNPASVVLDAPVVFKDRRGHIWRPQNDSGNFAGPMRLREAMVQSRNLVSVRLLDAIGVDYARKYISHFGFEEAELPPNLSMSLGTASLTPLSVARGFAVFANGGFRITPWFIDEVKDREGAVVFKEKPAVACPECGVPGTVGRAVQNTTVVDGFNLGPAGSAAPAATPDAPKDEPKKPAIDTSNMVLAPRAIDGRIAYQIVSMLRDVVKRGTGTPAKVLERDDVGGKTGSTNDHRDAWFSGVGGPYVTTVWVGRDNYKSLGYREYGGKAALPIWIDYMRVALKDQPLALNEPPEGMVKVSVAGNGALIPGGEGGIIEWVKAEDLDRMQSYVDYGPQETAPAEEAFDIF; translated from the coding sequence ATGCCCCGTCTACGCCGCCTGCTGCGCTGGGCGCTGTTCGCGCTCGCCGGCCTGGCCCTGCTCGGCGCCATTGCGCTGGGCACCTTGTACTACCTCGTGGCCCCCAAGCTGCCGGACGTCGAAACCCTGCGCGCGGTCGAAATGCAGGAGCCGATGTACGTCTACGCCAGGGACGGACGCCTGATGGCGCTGTTCGGCGAGACGCGTCGCTACCCGGTGTCCATCCAGGACGTGCCGGAGCGGCAGAAGCAGGCCTTCCTCGCCATCGAGGACGCCCGCTTCTACAAGCACCACGGCGTCGACTTCAAGGGCGTCGCGCGCGCGGTGTGGCTCATCGCCACCACCGATGCAAAGCGCGTACCGGGCGGTTCGACGATTACCCAGCAGGTCGCGCGCCAGTTCTTCCTCAGCAACGAATACAGCTACACGCGCAAGCTGGCCGAGATGCTCACGGCCATGCGCATGGAGCGCGAGCTGAGCAAGGACGAGATCTTCGAGCTGTACTTGAACAAGAGCTTCTTCGGCAACCGCGCCTACGGCGTGGCGGCCGCGGCGGAGTTCTATTACGGCAAGAAGCTCAACGAACTCTCGCTCGATGAAATGGCCTCGCTGGCCGGCATCCCGAAGTTCCCGTCCAGCGGCAATCCGCTGACCAATCCCGAGCGCGCGAAGGTGCGTCGCGACTACATCCTCGATCGCATGGCGGAGCTGAAGTTCGTGAGCCCGGCCGAAGCCGCGCAGGCGAAGGCCGTGCCGATGCACGCCACGCCGCACGAGCGCCCGGTCGAGGTGTACGCGCCGTACGTCGCCGAGATGGTCCGCCAGGAAATGGTCGCGCGCTTCGGCAACGAGGCACTGACCAAGGGCTACCACGTCACCACCACCATCGACCCGGTGCTGCAGGCCTCGGCGGACAAGGCCGTGCGCGATGGCCTGGCCGTGTACGACCGTCGCCACGGCTGGCATGGCGTGGAGCAGCATTTCGACCTCGCGCCGAACGAGGACATCGCCGCGGTGCGCGCGCGCCTTCGCAACATCGCACCGCAGGCCGCGCTGCAGCCGGCCATCGTCACCGGCGTGAGCGGGAGCCAGGTGCAGCTGGTGCTCGGCGACGGCACGCAGGTCGAACTCGGCAGCGGCCAGGGCTGGGGCGATCGCGCGCCGGCAAGCCTGGTCAAGCGCGGCGACCTCGTCCGCGTCAGCCGCATCGAATCGACCGCCGAAGTGAAGCCGGGCGATGTCCCGCCGCCGGCGCGTTATCGCCTGGACCAGGTGCCGCAGGCGCAGGCCGCGCTGGTCTCGCTGGAACCGGCCAACGGCGCGCTGCGCGCGCTCTCGGGCGGCTACAGCTTCGCCGGTGCCAAGTTCAACCGCGCCACGCAGGCGCGTCGCCAGCCGGGTTCGAGCTTCAAGCCGTTCGTGTATGCGGCCTCGTTCGAACGCGGCTTCAATCCGGCATCGGTCGTGCTCGACGCGCCGGTGGTGTTCAAGGATCGCCGCGGCCACATCTGGCGCCCGCAGAACGACAGCGGCAACTTCGCCGGCCCGATGCGCCTGCGCGAAGCGATGGTGCAATCGCGCAACCTGGTGTCGGTGCGCCTGCTGGACGCCATCGGCGTGGATTACGCGCGCAAGTACATCAGCCACTTCGGCTTCGAGGAGGCGGAACTGCCGCCGAACCTGTCGATGTCGCTGGGCACCGCGTCGCTGACGCCGCTGTCGGTGGCGCGCGGTTTCGCCGTGTTCGCCAACGGCGGCTTCCGCATCACGCCGTGGTTCATCGACGAAGTGAAGGATCGCGAAGGCGCGGTGGTGTTCAAGGAAAAGCCGGCCGTGGCCTGCCCCGAATGCGGCGTGCCCGGCACGGTAGGCCGTGCCGTGCAGAACACCACCGTCGTCGACGGCTTCAACCTCGGCCCGGCCGGGTCGGCCGCGCCCGCCGCGACGCCCGACGCGCCGAAGGACGAACCGAAGAAGCCGGCCATCGACACCAGCAACATGGTGCTCGCGCCGCGCGCCATCGATGGCCGCATCGCGTACCAGATCGTCTCGATGCTGCGCGACGTGGTGAAGCGCGGCACGGGCACGCCGGCGAAAGTGCTCGAACGCGACGACGTCGGCGGCAAGACCGGCTCGACGAACGATCACCGCGACGCGTGGTTCTCCGGCGTGGGCGGCCCGTACGTCACCACCGTCTGGGTCGGCCGCGACAACTACAAGTCGCTTGGTTACCGCGAGTACGGCGGCAAGGCCGCGCTGCCGATCTGGATCGACTACATGCGCGTGGCGCTGAAGGACCAGCCGCTCGCCTTGAACGAGCCGCCGGAAGGCATGGTGAAGGTGTCGGTCGCCGGCAACGGCGCACTGATACCGGGCGGCGAAGGCGGCATCATCGAATGGGTCAAGGCCGAAGACCTCGACCGCATGCAGAGCTACGTCGACTACGGCCCGCAGGAAACCGCACCCGCGGAAGAAGCGTTCGACATCTTCTGA
- a CDS encoding PilN domain-containing protein, with protein sequence MARINLLPWREERRKQRQKETGLMLGAAAIGALLLSFVIVSYYNGQIDGQNERNTFVQGQIDEVKKKNEEIKVLEEKKAKLLARKEVIEKLQANRSQMVHLFDSLVRTIPDGAVLTSIKQDSETLTLEGRAQSNARVSTYMRNLEGSGWMTNPDLSIIEAKGGDKGLPYEFKLQVKLANPNAPKDEDGDGVPDAPAAQIAQSGDAAATAGAAPATAAPATTTPAAPAGAAAQPAAAPAAPTATPATAPSAPNATPAQGAAS encoded by the coding sequence ATGGCACGCATCAACCTCCTCCCGTGGCGCGAAGAGCGCCGCAAGCAGCGGCAGAAGGAAACCGGCCTGATGCTCGGTGCGGCCGCCATCGGCGCGCTGCTGCTGTCGTTCGTCATCGTCAGCTACTACAACGGCCAGATCGACGGCCAGAACGAGCGCAACACGTTCGTGCAGGGCCAGATCGACGAGGTCAAGAAGAAGAACGAGGAAATCAAGGTCCTCGAAGAAAAGAAGGCCAAGCTGCTCGCCCGCAAGGAAGTGATCGAGAAGCTGCAGGCCAACCGCTCGCAGATGGTGCACCTGTTCGATTCGCTGGTGCGCACGATCCCGGACGGCGCGGTGCTGACCTCGATCAAGCAGGACAGCGAAACGCTCACGCTGGAAGGCCGCGCGCAGTCCAACGCCCGCGTCAGTACCTACATGCGCAACCTCGAAGGCTCGGGCTGGATGACCAATCCGGACCTGTCGATCATCGAGGCGAAGGGCGGCGACAAGGGCCTGCCGTACGAGTTCAAGCTGCAGGTCAAGCTCGCCAACCCGAACGCGCCGAAGGACGAGGACGGCGATGGCGTGCCGGACGCGCCGGCCGCGCAGATTGCCCAGTCGGGTGACGCCGCCGCCACCGCGGGCGCCGCGCCGGCAACTGCCGCGCCGGCAACGACCACGCCGGCCGCGCCGGCGGGTGCCGCCGCGCAGCCTGCCGCCGCGCCGGCCGCTCCGACCGCAACGCCTGCCACTGCGCCCTCGGCGCCGAACGCCACGCCGGCCCAGGGAGCGGCGTCATGA
- a CDS encoding type 4a pilus biogenesis protein PilO: MSKKKPIKLNELDFNNIGGWPQQAKIGLCGVIVVVIVGLAWYLFVSDKRSELESLEAKETTLRAEFETEQGKAANLEPLKQQLAQMEQQLQQMLRQLPSKTEMPDLIVDISQTALATGITNELFQPGPEEPKEFYAEKPISLRMVGSYHQFGGFVSGVASLPRVVIMTMHDISLKPRGKEGVITPNSPLELAGTVKTYRYLDEEEVQKQEAAAAEAAGGKKEGT, from the coding sequence ATGAGCAAGAAGAAACCCATCAAGCTCAACGAGCTGGACTTCAACAACATCGGCGGCTGGCCGCAGCAGGCCAAGATCGGTCTTTGCGGCGTGATCGTCGTGGTGATCGTCGGCCTGGCCTGGTACCTGTTCGTCAGCGACAAGCGCAGCGAGCTGGAAAGCCTGGAAGCCAAGGAAACCACGCTGCGCGCCGAGTTCGAGACCGAACAGGGCAAGGCCGCGAACCTGGAGCCGCTCAAGCAGCAGCTCGCGCAGATGGAACAGCAGCTCCAGCAGATGCTGCGTCAGCTGCCCAGCAAGACCGAAATGCCCGACCTGATCGTCGACATCTCGCAGACCGCACTGGCCACCGGCATCACCAACGAGCTCTTCCAGCCCGGTCCGGAAGAACCCAAGGAGTTCTACGCCGAGAAGCCGATCTCGCTGCGCATGGTGGGCAGTTACCACCAGTTCGGCGGATTCGTCAGCGGCGTCGCCTCGCTGCCGCGCGTGGTCATCATGACCATGCACGACATCTCGCTGAAGCCGCGCGGCAAGGAAGGCGTGATCACGCCCAACAGCCCGCTGGAACTGGCCGGCACGGTGAAGACCTACCGCTACCTGGACGAAGAGGAAGTCCAGAAGCAGGAAGCCGCCGCTGCGGAAGCCGCAGGCGGCAAGAAGGAGGGGACCTGA
- a CDS encoding pilus assembly protein PilM: MGIVTKSQPAVVGVDISSTAVKLLQLSRAGNRYRVEHYAVEPLPPNAVVEKSIVEVEAVGEAIRRAVARSGTRAKHAAAAVAGSSVITKVIPMPGDLDEDELESQVELEAVNYVPYPIEEVNHDFEVLGPMPGSPDMLQVLLAASRSENVEVRASALEIGGLTPKVMDVEAFALENAFALVADQLGGPRDGLIALVDSGATMTTLNVLRNGRSLYAREQVFGGKQLTDEVMRRYGLSYEEAGLAKRQGGLPESYEAEVLEPFKEAMVQQISRLLQFFYAGSEFNRVDQIVLAGGCASIAGIAEMVEEQLGVPTTIANPLAHMTLGPRVQAHALAQDAPALMIACGLALRSFD; this comes from the coding sequence GTGGGGATCGTCACAAAAAGCCAGCCGGCGGTCGTCGGCGTGGACATCAGTTCGACTGCCGTAAAGCTTTTGCAGCTCTCGCGGGCCGGCAATCGCTATCGCGTCGAGCATTACGCAGTCGAACCGCTGCCGCCGAACGCCGTCGTCGAGAAGAGCATCGTCGAGGTCGAGGCCGTGGGCGAAGCGATCCGTCGCGCCGTCGCGCGCTCGGGCACTCGCGCCAAGCACGCCGCGGCCGCGGTCGCCGGTTCGTCGGTCATCACCAAGGTCATCCCGATGCCGGGCGACCTGGACGAGGACGAGCTCGAGTCGCAGGTCGAACTGGAGGCGGTCAACTACGTCCCGTACCCGATCGAAGAGGTCAACCACGATTTCGAAGTGCTGGGCCCGATGCCCGGCAGCCCGGACATGCTGCAGGTGCTGCTCGCCGCGTCGCGTTCGGAAAACGTCGAAGTGCGCGCCTCGGCGCTGGAGATCGGCGGCCTCACCCCGAAGGTGATGGACGTTGAAGCCTTCGCGCTGGAGAACGCCTTCGCGCTGGTCGCCGACCAGCTGGGCGGTCCGCGCGACGGCCTGATCGCGCTGGTCGATTCGGGCGCGACGATGACCACGCTCAACGTGCTGCGCAACGGCCGCAGCCTGTATGCACGCGAGCAGGTCTTCGGCGGCAAGCAGCTCACCGACGAGGTGATGCGCCGCTACGGCCTGAGCTACGAGGAAGCCGGCCTGGCCAAGCGCCAGGGCGGGCTGCCGGAGAGCTACGAAGCCGAAGTGCTCGAACCTTTCAAGGAGGCGATGGTCCAGCAGATCAGCCGCCTGCTGCAGTTCTTCTACGCGGGCAGCGAGTTCAACCGCGTCGACCAGATCGTGCTCGCCGGTGGCTGCGCGTCCATCGCCGGCATTGCCGAGATGGTCGAGGAACAGCTCGGCGTGCCGACCACCATCGCCAACCCGCTCGCCCACATGACGCTCGGGCCGCGCGTGCAGGCGCATGCGCTGGCCCAGGACGCCCCGGCCCTGATGATCGCCTGCGGCCTGGCCCTGAGGAGTTTCGACTGA